From a single Hymenobacter sp. YIM 151500-1 genomic region:
- a CDS encoding DUF2911 domain-containing protein produces the protein MTISSLSLPGRLAGATLLVSGLLLATAAQAQITTPQPSPKSTVTQRVGLTDVTVTYSRPSAKGRAVFGTLVPFGKRWRTGANATTTIKFSDDVTVEGKKVPAGEYGLYTIPNKAEWTVVLNKNTKQGANVDGFKDDEDVARFTIKPYKLPAKMETFTIGFTDLTPATAAVDMQWETTGAKFKVTSDVEPKVMAQIEEKVIKNANPAPNDLAAAAVYYLDNNKDMKQALEWMQKANATDPKFWNVHTEAKIRMKMKDYAGATKAAEQSRTLALAAKNADYVKMNEDLLTEAKKANGGK, from the coding sequence ATGACGATTTCTTCGCTGTCGTTGCCGGGCCGCCTGGCCGGGGCTACCCTGCTGGTAAGCGGCCTGCTGCTGGCCACGGCAGCCCAGGCCCAGATAACAACGCCCCAGCCCAGCCCCAAAAGCACCGTAACCCAGCGCGTAGGCCTCACCGACGTCACCGTTACTTACTCACGCCCCAGCGCCAAGGGCCGGGCTGTATTTGGCACGCTGGTGCCGTTTGGCAAGCGGTGGCGCACCGGCGCCAACGCCACCACCACCATCAAGTTTTCGGACGATGTGACCGTGGAAGGCAAAAAGGTGCCGGCCGGCGAATACGGCCTCTACACCATCCCTAACAAGGCCGAATGGACCGTGGTGTTGAACAAGAACACCAAGCAGGGTGCCAACGTGGACGGCTTCAAGGACGACGAAGACGTGGCCCGCTTCACCATCAAGCCCTACAAGCTGCCGGCCAAGATGGAAACCTTCACCATCGGCTTCACCGACCTGACGCCCGCCACTGCCGCCGTAGACATGCAGTGGGAAACCACCGGCGCCAAGTTCAAGGTGACATCGGACGTGGAGCCCAAGGTGATGGCGCAGATTGAGGAGAAGGTTATCAAAAACGCCAATCCTGCTCCCAACGACCTGGCCGCCGCCGCCGTCTACTACCTCGACAACAACAAGGATATGAAGCAGGCCCTGGAGTGGATGCAGAAGGCCAATGCCACCGACCCTAAGTTCTGGAACGTGCACACCGAGGCTAAAATCCGCATGAAGATGAAGGACTACGCCGGTGCCACCAAAGCCGCGGAACAGTCGCGCACCTTGGCCCTGGCTGCCAAAAACGCCGACTACGTGAAAATGAATGAAGACTTGCTGACCGAGGCCAAGAAGGCCAACGGCGGCAAGTAA
- a CDS encoding PIG-L family deacetylase, with protein sequence MRLRLLRAALLAAILTHSLIHAFTAAAQAPKVWSSSDILLGLKKLNVLGSALYIAAHPDDENTRLIAYLANGRLVETGYLSLTRGDGGQNLIGPELREGLGVIRTQELLAARRIDGGRQFFTRANDFGFSKTAEETFTIWDKEQVLADMVWTIRQRRPDVLITRFPPDARAGHGHHTASCLLAIEAFSAAGDPKRFPEQLQYVQPWQPKRLFWNTGSFFVKPGEDLSGYLKLDAGGYNPLLGQSYGEIAARSRSQHKSQGFGSSAQRGEALEYLQLLKGEPAKTDLFDGVDLTWNRVPGGAAIGKMIDEVIRKYDPNDPAASVAGLLKVREALQQKPTEPAKTDFWPAEKYTEVESLIWACRSIYAEVVASEASVVSGQPMRMTLEVTNRSAKPIEITALLSIGGLNADTIMNGPLKIEVGKAARVNVRGNIFSFITSTQPYWLREVGTTGMYKLPNKYAIGYQGFTIYPPLSVLRVPELFVEKKKTKVLNGKQDVPQRELIGLPENPLVAELGIFLKSDELTPITVPVQYKSTDPVEGEKYRPLAVVPPVMVNIAGRAYVFADAQPKTIPVTLRAGKAGVKGTLALTLPAGWKAEPASIPFELGAKDAEQTVQFRVQPGAGAAEGRAELRAVATVDGQAYSRGYQAIEYNHIPTQILFPEAVAPLVKLDLKRRGQEIGYLMGAGDEVPDALRQIGYTVTLLKPEDLTDQNLRRFDAVVLGVRAYNTVDRLKTLQPTLLRYVENGGNLVVQYVTNRGVVLPEIGPYPLKLSSDRVTVENAPVKLLNPQHPVLAGPNRISTRDFDGWVQEQGLYYPSQWDPKYQTVISSQDPGETPKESAILVAPYGKGHYIYTGLSFFRELPAGVPGAYRLFTNLVSLGK encoded by the coding sequence ATGCGCCTTCGTCTGCTTCGCGCCGCTCTGCTGGCGGCTATACTCACTCATTCGCTTATTCACGCATTCACCGCCGCTGCCCAGGCGCCCAAGGTCTGGTCGTCCAGTGACATTCTGCTGGGGCTAAAAAAGCTGAACGTGCTGGGCTCGGCCCTTTACATTGCCGCCCACCCCGACGACGAAAACACCCGCCTGATTGCCTACCTCGCCAACGGCCGCCTGGTAGAAACCGGCTACCTCAGCCTCACCCGCGGCGACGGGGGCCAGAACCTCATCGGCCCGGAGCTGCGCGAGGGGCTGGGCGTGATTCGGACCCAGGAGCTGCTGGCAGCCCGCCGCATTGATGGGGGCCGGCAGTTCTTTACCCGCGCCAACGACTTCGGCTTCTCCAAAACCGCCGAGGAAACCTTCACCATCTGGGACAAGGAGCAGGTGCTGGCCGATATGGTGTGGACCATTCGGCAGCGCCGCCCCGACGTGCTCATTACTCGCTTCCCGCCCGACGCCCGCGCCGGCCACGGCCACCACACCGCCTCCTGCCTGCTGGCCATCGAGGCTTTCTCGGCGGCCGGCGACCCGAAGCGCTTTCCCGAGCAGCTGCAATACGTGCAGCCCTGGCAGCCCAAGCGCCTGTTCTGGAACACCGGCTCCTTTTTCGTGAAGCCCGGTGAGGACCTGAGCGGCTACCTCAAGCTCGACGCCGGTGGCTACAACCCGCTGCTAGGCCAGAGCTACGGCGAAATAGCCGCCCGCAGCCGCTCCCAGCACAAAAGCCAGGGCTTCGGGAGCAGCGCCCAGCGCGGCGAGGCCCTGGAGTATCTACAGCTGCTGAAAGGCGAGCCGGCCAAGACGGATTTGTTCGACGGCGTGGACCTGACCTGGAACCGGGTGCCCGGCGGTGCGGCCATTGGGAAGATGATAGACGAGGTGATTCGGAAGTACGACCCTAACGACCCGGCGGCGAGTGTGGCGGGGCTGCTAAAGGTGCGGGAGGCGCTTCAGCAAAAACCAACAGAGCCGGCGAAAACAGATTTTTGGCCAGCAGAAAAATACACTGAGGTGGAGAGCCTTATTTGGGCGTGCCGGAGCATTTATGCCGAAGTTGTTGCCTCGGAAGCTTCTGTTGTGTCAGGCCAGCCGATGCGCATGACGCTGGAAGTAACGAACAGGTCTGCTAAGCCAATAGAGATTACCGCCCTGTTGTCAATCGGCGGCCTGAATGCAGATACTATTATGAATGGCCCCCTCAAAATTGAGGTTGGCAAAGCTGCGCGAGTTAATGTGCGCGGCAACATATTTTCTTTTATCACCAGCACACAACCATATTGGTTGCGTGAGGTGGGCACCACCGGCATGTACAAGCTGCCCAATAAGTATGCAATAGGCTATCAGGGGTTCACCATTTACCCGCCATTGTCGGTTCTGCGGGTACCTGAGCTTTTTGTGGAAAAAAAGAAAACAAAGGTCCTCAACGGCAAGCAAGATGTGCCGCAACGGGAATTAATTGGCTTGCCTGAGAACCCACTCGTAGCTGAGCTTGGTATTTTTTTGAAAAGTGACGAGCTGACGCCGATTACCGTTCCCGTTCAATACAAAAGCACCGACCCAGTAGAAGGGGAGAAGTACCGCCCGCTGGCCGTGGTGCCGCCCGTGATGGTGAACATTGCCGGCCGGGCCTACGTGTTTGCCGACGCCCAGCCCAAGACCATTCCCGTGACCTTGCGGGCCGGCAAGGCAGGCGTAAAAGGCACGCTGGCCCTCACGCTGCCGGCCGGGTGGAAAGCCGAGCCAGCCAGCATTCCATTTGAGCTGGGGGCCAAAGACGCCGAGCAGACTGTGCAGTTCCGGGTGCAACCAGGGGCGGGAGCCGCCGAGGGCCGCGCCGAGCTGCGGGCCGTGGCTACGGTGGATGGGCAGGCGTATTCGCGCGGCTACCAAGCCATCGAGTACAACCATATTCCCACCCAGATTCTCTTCCCCGAAGCCGTGGCCCCGCTGGTGAAGCTGGACCTGAAGCGCCGCGGTCAGGAAATCGGCTACCTGATGGGGGCCGGCGACGAGGTGCCCGACGCCCTGCGCCAAATCGGCTACACCGTGACCCTGCTCAAGCCCGAAGACCTGACCGACCAGAACCTGCGCCGCTTCGACGCCGTGGTGCTGGGGGTAAGGGCCTATAACACCGTGGACCGCCTCAAAACCCTGCAACCCACCCTGTTACGCTACGTCGAAAACGGCGGCAACCTGGTGGTGCAGTACGTCACGAACCGCGGGGTGGTGCTGCCCGAAATCGGCCCCTACCCGTTGAAGCTGTCCTCGGACCGCGTGACGGTGGAAAATGCTCCGGTGAAACTGCTAAATCCTCAGCACCCAGTGCTGGCGGGCCCCAACCGCATCAGCACCAGGGATTTTGACGGCTGGGTGCAGGAGCAAGGCTTGTACTACCCCAGTCAGTGGGACCCGAAGTACCAGACCGTCATCAGCTCCCAGGACCCCGGCGAAACGCCCAAGGAAAGCGCCATCCTGGTGGCGCCCTACGGCAAGGGCCACTACATCTACACCGGCCTGAGCTTCTTCCGCGAGCTGCCCGCCGGCGTGCCCGGCGCCTACCGCCTGTTCACCAACCTGGTGTCGCTGGGCAAGTAA
- a CDS encoding TonB-dependent receptor gives MRHSYLLAIFFLLLNLVPLPGRGQTPEAGSQVVSGTVLTDDDEPLPGATIFLEGTFIGTSTDQNGRFSLTVPQFSPPVTVVVSFVGYSTREVTLQAPQTDLQVVLEPSPAQLNEVVVAASRIEETILRAPVTIEKISAQQIQKIATPEILGGLGQYKGIDVNSASMLFTSISTRGFNTAKSERVIQLYDYADMQLPSLSLSPGNMVGIPELDMESIEVVHGPSSALYGSNALNGVILFNSKDPFTYTGLSARVRGGQRSYLDAQVRYAQQLGPRIAFKVIGSYLTAREWIAQDYGSVSSSANQRGSLLGYNAVNRYGEQSVGLPGPPRFPQLPITGKRLYVPGYTEAELLADDDHTTLYRLMGTMAFLLRNDLKLSLDAKRAVGSATYQNLSRFRMHDFGTNQYKVELKSSRGFLRAYSTQDFSGDTYELESLGKWIQTANAGLGGNQSTQTYADYYANTWYNTYRTQYQQNGGSDVSAQDAAYRAAQAVHLPASDPRFRELRAKFIQDDNLRQGSRIRFNSILNDASGQYEARLLPGSSLVLGGAYREYRLGSGGKYFADQDKRLRNYEVGGYAQLSQTLLEERLKLAVAGRLDLFQNFDAAFSPRASAVYSAGRSKQHNFRASFGRAYRQPAQPEQYFGADLGNYYVSGNVGKGFAGYNFFYNGRPLTERNFFDPNRIQLSANAANHAVEVKPLQLERVRTWEVGYRGLVLPKLYLDVNAFMSRYQDFIGSTSLLSNLDGTRPSPEQLTNLDNFNSGYRLAGAQTRFVYLWTNSTQPVETRGAALGLNYYLTKPVALSFNYSYNELDRKGLPDNFRTFFNTPKHKYNLGASGTPMRNLSYAVNYRWVQGHFQEMPFAAGDVPTYSTFDAQVDYQVPSLYTTFQAGVSNLFNSNNVQVYGGPRIGRLAFVGVQVDLQ, from the coding sequence ATGAGACACAGCTACTTACTAGCTATTTTCTTCCTATTGCTGAATCTGGTGCCATTGCCTGGCCGAGGTCAAACCCCGGAAGCCGGGTCCCAGGTGGTGTCGGGCACGGTGCTCACCGATGACGATGAGCCGCTGCCGGGTGCTACCATCTTTCTGGAAGGCACCTTTATTGGCACCAGTACCGACCAGAACGGCCGCTTTTCGCTTACCGTGCCGCAGTTCAGCCCGCCCGTTACGGTGGTGGTGTCGTTTGTGGGATACAGCACCCGCGAAGTGACGCTCCAGGCCCCGCAAACCGACCTACAGGTGGTGCTGGAGCCCAGCCCGGCCCAGCTCAACGAAGTGGTGGTGGCGGCCTCGCGCATCGAGGAAACCATTCTGCGGGCCCCCGTCACGATTGAGAAGATTTCGGCCCAGCAGATTCAGAAGATTGCCACGCCCGAAATCCTGGGCGGTCTGGGCCAGTACAAGGGCATCGACGTGAATTCGGCCTCCATGCTGTTCACCAGCATCAGCACGCGCGGCTTCAATACAGCCAAGTCGGAGCGCGTGATTCAGCTCTACGACTACGCCGACATGCAGCTGCCCTCGCTGAGCCTGAGCCCCGGCAACATGGTGGGCATCCCGGAGCTGGACATGGAAAGTATTGAGGTAGTGCACGGCCCGTCGTCGGCTTTGTACGGTTCCAACGCCCTGAACGGGGTCATTCTGTTCAACTCCAAAGACCCGTTCACCTACACCGGCCTGTCGGCGCGGGTGCGGGGCGGGCAGCGCAGCTACCTCGACGCGCAGGTGCGCTACGCCCAGCAGCTGGGCCCGCGGATAGCCTTCAAAGTCATCGGCTCCTACCTCACGGCCCGCGAGTGGATTGCCCAGGACTACGGCAGCGTCAGCTCCTCAGCCAACCAGCGCGGCTCCCTACTGGGCTACAATGCTGTGAACCGCTACGGCGAGCAGAGCGTTGGTCTTCCTGGTCCGCCCCGGTTTCCGCAGCTACCCATTACGGGCAAACGTCTTTACGTGCCCGGTTACACTGAAGCCGAGCTGCTGGCCGACGACGACCATACCACCTTGTACCGCCTGATGGGCACGATGGCGTTTCTGCTGCGCAACGACCTGAAGCTAAGCCTCGATGCTAAGCGGGCCGTGGGCTCGGCCACCTACCAGAACCTGAGCCGCTTCCGCATGCACGATTTCGGCACCAACCAGTATAAGGTGGAGCTGAAGAGCAGCCGGGGCTTTCTGCGGGCTTACTCCACGCAGGATTTCAGCGGTGACACCTACGAGCTGGAGTCGCTGGGTAAGTGGATTCAGACGGCCAACGCTGGGCTGGGCGGCAACCAAAGCACCCAGACCTACGCCGATTACTACGCCAATACCTGGTACAATACTTACCGCACCCAATATCAGCAGAACGGGGGCTCCGACGTCAGTGCCCAGGACGCGGCGTACCGGGCGGCCCAGGCCGTGCACCTACCGGCTTCGGACCCCAGGTTTCGGGAGCTGCGCGCCAAATTCATCCAGGACGACAACCTGCGCCAAGGCTCCCGCATCCGCTTCAACTCTATTCTGAACGACGCCAGCGGGCAGTATGAGGCGCGGCTACTGCCGGGCTCCAGCCTGGTGCTGGGCGGGGCGTACCGCGAGTACCGCCTGGGCTCCGGAGGCAAGTACTTCGCCGACCAGGATAAGCGCCTGCGCAACTACGAGGTGGGCGGCTACGCCCAGCTCAGCCAAACCCTGCTGGAAGAGCGCCTGAAGCTGGCCGTGGCCGGCCGCCTCGACCTGTTTCAGAATTTCGACGCGGCGTTTTCGCCCCGCGCCTCGGCGGTGTACTCGGCCGGCCGCAGCAAGCAGCACAACTTTCGTGCTTCCTTTGGGCGTGCCTACCGCCAGCCGGCCCAGCCCGAGCAGTACTTCGGCGCCGACCTGGGCAACTACTACGTGTCGGGCAACGTGGGCAAGGGCTTTGCCGGCTACAACTTCTTCTACAACGGCCGGCCGCTGACGGAGCGCAATTTCTTCGACCCCAACCGCATCCAGCTAAGCGCCAACGCCGCCAACCACGCGGTGGAGGTGAAGCCCTTGCAGCTGGAGCGGGTGCGCACCTGGGAGGTAGGCTACCGCGGCCTGGTACTGCCCAAGCTCTACCTCGACGTTAACGCGTTTATGAGCCGCTACCAGGACTTTATCGGGTCTACCTCGCTGCTGAGCAACCTGGATGGCACGCGCCCCAGCCCCGAGCAGCTCACCAACCTCGACAACTTCAACAGTGGCTACCGCCTGGCCGGCGCCCAGACCCGCTTCGTGTACCTGTGGACCAACAGCACCCAGCCCGTCGAGACGCGTGGCGCGGCCTTGGGCCTGAACTACTACCTGACCAAGCCGGTTGCCCTGAGCTTCAACTACAGCTACAACGAGCTGGACCGGAAAGGGCTGCCCGACAACTTCCGCACGTTCTTCAACACGCCCAAGCACAAGTACAACCTGGGAGCCAGCGGCACGCCCATGCGCAACCTGAGCTACGCCGTCAACTACCGCTGGGTGCAGGGCCACTTCCAGGAAATGCCCTTTGCTGCCGGCGACGTGCCCACCTACTCCACCTTCGACGCCCAGGTAGATTACCAGGTGCCTTCCCTGTATACCACCTTTCAGGCCGGGGTGTCCAATCTGTTCAATTCCAACAACGTGCAGGTGTACGGCGGCCCCCGCATCGGCCGGCTGGCCTTTGTGGGCGTGCAGGTCGATTTGCAGTAG
- a CDS encoding phosphatase PAP2 family protein, translating into MPTRHYLRLLLRATLLTLPLLLLSIDGVDEPLARFVHEHGALLKPFFAGVMWVSEALQQLLFYHGLPVGWLALLLLFLVLRLLRRPHSTVWLVTLLTLVGSEAATKLLKPYFNRPRPLEVLSGMAPDAGFWQTAGRFDAFPSGHTAWVAGLLLPLALRFPPARPWLLGFVGLVAAGRVALEMHWLSDVVAAVYVALVLTCVFEVLTGWLRPAPPSPLSRREGELETSSNFSPFHE; encoded by the coding sequence ATGCCCACTCGCCATTATCTACGCCTGCTGCTCCGGGCCACGCTGCTTACGTTACCTCTGCTTCTGCTGAGTATCGACGGCGTTGATGAGCCGCTGGCCCGCTTCGTGCACGAGCATGGGGCGCTGCTGAAACCGTTTTTTGCGGGCGTTATGTGGGTGTCTGAAGCGCTGCAGCAGCTGCTTTTCTACCATGGTCTGCCCGTCGGCTGGCTGGCTTTGCTGCTCTTGTTTCTGGTGCTCCGCCTGCTGCGCCGGCCGCATAGCACCGTCTGGCTTGTGACCCTGCTGACGCTGGTGGGCAGCGAAGCGGCGACGAAGCTGCTAAAACCGTATTTCAACCGGCCTCGCCCGCTGGAGGTGCTGAGCGGTATGGCACCGGACGCAGGCTTTTGGCAAACGGCCGGGCGGTTCGACGCATTTCCGTCCGGGCACACGGCCTGGGTGGCAGGACTATTGCTGCCGCTGGCGCTTCGGTTTCCGCCGGCCCGGCCGTGGCTGCTAGGTTTTGTGGGCCTGGTAGCCGCGGGCCGGGTGGCGCTGGAAATGCACTGGCTCAGCGACGTAGTAGCCGCCGTGTATGTGGCGCTGGTGTTGACCTGCGTTTTTGAAGTATTGACCGGCTGGCTGCGGCCCGCACCCCCTAGCCCCCTCTCCAGAAGAGAGGGGGAACTAGAAACTAGCTCTAATTTTAGTCCATTCCATGAATAA
- a CDS encoding YcxB family protein — protein sequence MTVIKIPLVQISFSQYLLTSLRFVFRVQPLLLIGLFPFFSVTGTVVVGLLGGSVSVTTMFREAPFQLVAAAFFALIPVLMVWSMWRQYRASTFLHEAPTYTLSSEGIAVQSASYSTELAWPAVTRAHRFGAWLLLQTSQNTAFFLDLRRVEAPATAEDVLTLLQREAVQVV from the coding sequence ATGACGGTCATCAAAATACCTCTGGTACAAATATCTTTTAGCCAGTATTTATTGACTTCGCTACGGTTTGTGTTTCGAGTGCAGCCCTTATTGCTGATTGGCCTGTTCCCTTTTTTCTCGGTGACTGGCACAGTGGTAGTTGGTTTGTTAGGGGGCTCCGTTTCAGTAACCACTATGTTTCGCGAAGCGCCCTTTCAATTAGTTGCGGCGGCTTTTTTTGCCTTAATTCCAGTTCTAATGGTGTGGAGCATGTGGCGCCAGTACCGCGCCAGCACATTTCTGCACGAAGCACCTACTTACACACTAAGCTCCGAAGGTATTGCTGTTCAGTCAGCCTCTTACTCAACAGAGCTGGCATGGCCAGCTGTAACCCGCGCCCATCGGTTTGGCGCTTGGCTACTTCTTCAGACTTCACAGAACACGGCCTTTTTCCTGGACCTGCGCCGGGTTGAGGCTCCAGCTACTGCCGAGGACGTACTAACTTTATTGCAGCGAGAAGCAGTTCAAGTAGTCTAA
- a CDS encoding S8 family peptidase, whose amino-acid sequence MSFPLRTLGLALLLPTLALAQQPTSPPAPAATSSQWYLLDPEQDKAMGISARRAYQELLAGRPSQPVLVAVIDGGIDSTHQDLKRVLWRNPREVPGNGQDDDRNGYPDDVRGWNFLGGPDGRSIDVETLEDTRLLARLQPLYAGKTRTAVPTAKRAEYDLYLKVKKSYEAKVKENTDRLKEMQQAYDDTRQGAEGLRQVLGVARLDTATLRRPPSQDPALLRATSGLYANLRQAGYGALEDVLEEIQDGIKETKNLLDYGLNPKYTPRAEVVQDRPDDVQQRTYGNPDSHGPDPGHGTHVAGIIGADRENGLGIDGVAGNVRLLAVRAVPNGDERDKDVANAIRYAVDQGAQIINMSFGKYYSPQRAAVEDAIRYAASKNVLLVHSAGNESQNLDQQVQYPASVYQNGQRIPNMITVGASARTNDENLVAEFSNYSKTQVDVFAPGSQIYSTLPQGRFGNMSGTSMAAPVVSGMAAVLKSYFPQLTAEQLKRIILASAAPTHTRVRQPGSDKLVDFADLSQTGGVVNLYRAVQLAQQESQTTGSR is encoded by the coding sequence ATGTCGTTTCCTCTTCGCACCCTGGGCCTGGCCTTGCTGCTGCCCACGCTGGCCCTGGCCCAGCAACCTACCTCCCCTCCCGCACCTGCTGCCACCTCTTCCCAATGGTATCTGCTCGACCCCGAGCAAGATAAAGCCATGGGCATCAGTGCCCGCCGCGCTTACCAGGAGCTACTGGCCGGCCGGCCCAGCCAGCCCGTGCTGGTGGCTGTCATCGACGGGGGCATCGACAGCACCCACCAGGACCTGAAGCGGGTGCTGTGGCGCAACCCGCGCGAGGTGCCCGGCAACGGCCAGGACGACGACCGAAACGGCTACCCCGACGACGTGCGCGGCTGGAACTTCCTGGGCGGCCCCGACGGCCGCAGCATCGACGTGGAAACCCTGGAAGACACCCGCCTGCTGGCCCGCCTCCAGCCTCTGTACGCCGGCAAAACCCGCACTGCCGTGCCGACGGCCAAGCGCGCCGAGTACGACTTGTACCTCAAGGTGAAGAAAAGCTACGAGGCCAAGGTGAAGGAAAACACCGACCGCCTCAAGGAAATGCAGCAGGCCTACGACGACACCCGCCAGGGCGCCGAAGGGCTGCGGCAGGTGCTGGGCGTAGCCCGCCTCGACACGGCCACCCTGCGCCGCCCTCCCTCCCAGGACCCGGCCCTGCTGCGGGCCACCTCGGGCCTCTACGCCAACCTGCGCCAGGCCGGCTACGGTGCCCTGGAAGATGTGCTGGAAGAAATTCAAGACGGCATTAAGGAGACGAAAAACCTGCTCGACTACGGCCTCAACCCTAAGTATACCCCCCGCGCCGAGGTGGTGCAGGACCGCCCCGACGACGTGCAGCAGCGCACCTACGGTAACCCCGACTCCCACGGCCCCGACCCCGGCCACGGCACCCACGTGGCCGGCATCATCGGCGCCGACCGAGAAAACGGCCTGGGCATCGACGGCGTAGCCGGTAACGTGCGGCTGCTAGCCGTGCGGGCCGTGCCCAACGGCGACGAGCGGGACAAAGACGTGGCCAACGCCATTCGCTACGCCGTGGACCAGGGGGCTCAGATCATCAACATGAGCTTCGGCAAGTACTACTCGCCCCAGCGGGCAGCCGTGGAAGACGCCATCCGGTACGCGGCCAGCAAAAACGTGCTGCTGGTGCACTCGGCCGGCAACGAGTCGCAGAACCTCGACCAGCAGGTGCAGTATCCAGCGTCGGTGTACCAGAATGGGCAGCGCATTCCAAATATGATTACCGTGGGTGCCTCGGCCCGCACCAACGACGAGAACCTGGTGGCCGAATTTTCCAACTACAGCAAAACGCAGGTAGACGTGTTTGCGCCCGGCTCCCAGATTTACTCCACCCTGCCCCAGGGCCGTTTCGGCAACATGAGCGGCACCAGCATGGCCGCGCCGGTAGTGTCGGGCATGGCGGCGGTGCTCAAGTCGTACTTTCCGCAGCTCACGGCCGAGCAGCTCAAGCGCATCATCCTGGCTTCGGCCGCGCCCACCCACACCCGCGTGCGCCAGCCTGGCTCCGACAAGCTGGTGGACTTCGCGGACCTGTCGCAGACCGGCGGCGTCGTGAACCTGTACCGCGCCGTGCAGCTGGCCCAGCAGGAAAGCCAGACCACCGGCAGCCGCTAA
- a CDS encoding sodium:solute symporter, with amino-acid sequence MSILDWLVLGGTLLFIVGYGTWRTRRAGQSLDGYLLGGRQASWWGIGLSIMATQASAITFLSTPGQAYDDGMRFIQFYFGLPVAMVLIAVFAVPIYHRLQVFTAYEYLEGRFDRRTRTFTALLFLVQRGLSNGLSLYAPALVLSAILGWNIQLTVWLIGGLMIAYTVAGGTRAVAVTQQGQVAVIFTGMVVAGYLLVHYLPAEVGFQDALLVAGHQGRLNLVDFHFDPNDRYNFWSGMTGGLFLALSYFGTDQSQVQRYLAGRDVRESRLGLLMNGLLKVPMQFGILLIGVLLFVFYQFNPPPLSFNRPVLERVAGSPEHAPALRQLEQQHATLFEARRQAAGQLVQALHQPNNAEAIAAAQTRLQATTAATAGLRQETQALLKRAVPTAEAKDTDYVFLTFVLRYLPQGLVGLLIAVVLSAAMGSAAAGLNALASTTVVDLYQPARPGQPERHYVGASRWAAVGWGLLGIGFATFAARLENLIQAVNILGSLFYGSILGIFMVAFFLPRVGGRAVLWSAVAAQVLVLVLFWRTDIGYLWFNIIGCGLVMLGSWVLSRGER; translated from the coding sequence ATGAGTATTCTCGACTGGCTGGTGCTGGGCGGCACGCTGCTGTTTATCGTGGGCTACGGCACCTGGCGCACGCGCCGGGCCGGCCAGTCGCTGGACGGCTACCTGCTGGGCGGGCGGCAGGCGTCGTGGTGGGGCATCGGGCTGAGCATCATGGCTACCCAGGCCTCGGCCATTACGTTTCTAAGCACGCCGGGCCAGGCCTACGACGACGGCATGCGCTTTATTCAGTTCTACTTCGGCCTGCCCGTGGCCATGGTGCTGATTGCGGTGTTTGCCGTGCCCATCTACCACCGCCTCCAGGTGTTTACGGCCTACGAGTACCTGGAAGGCCGCTTCGATAGGCGCACCCGCACCTTCACGGCCCTGCTGTTTCTGGTGCAGCGGGGGCTCAGCAACGGCCTCTCGCTGTACGCCCCGGCCCTGGTGCTGTCGGCCATTCTGGGCTGGAATATTCAGCTGACGGTGTGGCTGATTGGCGGGCTGATGATTGCCTACACCGTGGCGGGCGGCACCCGCGCCGTGGCTGTCACCCAGCAGGGCCAGGTGGCCGTCATCTTCACGGGCATGGTGGTGGCCGGCTACCTGCTGGTGCACTACCTGCCGGCCGAGGTAGGCTTCCAGGACGCTCTGCTGGTGGCCGGGCACCAGGGCCGGCTCAACCTGGTAGATTTTCACTTCGACCCCAACGACCGGTACAACTTCTGGTCGGGTATGACCGGGGGCTTGTTTCTGGCCCTGTCCTACTTCGGCACCGACCAGAGCCAGGTGCAGCGCTACCTGGCCGGCCGCGACGTGCGCGAAAGCCGCCTAGGCCTGCTCATGAACGGCCTGCTCAAGGTGCCCATGCAGTTCGGTATTCTCTTGATTGGGGTACTGCTGTTCGTGTTCTACCAGTTCAACCCGCCCCCGCTCAGCTTCAACCGTCCCGTGCTGGAACGGGTGGCCGGCTCCCCCGAGCACGCCCCGGCCCTGCGCCAGCTGGAGCAGCAGCACGCCACCCTGTTTGAAGCCCGGCGCCAAGCCGCGGGCCAGCTGGTGCAGGCCCTGCACCAGCCCAACAACGCGGAAGCCATAGCCGCTGCCCAAACCCGCCTGCAAGCCACCACCGCCGCCACCGCCGGTCTGCGCCAGGAAACCCAGGCCCTGCTGAAGCGGGCCGTACCCACGGCCGAAGCCAAGGACACCGACTACGTATTCCTGACTTTCGTGCTGCGCTACTTGCCCCAGGGCCTGGTGGGGCTGCTCATTGCCGTGGTGCTGAGTGCGGCCATGGGCTCGGCCGCCGCCGGCCTCAACGCCCTGGCTTCCACCACCGTCGTGGACCTGTACCAGCCGGCGCGGCCGGGACAGCCGGAGCGGCACTACGTGGGCGCCTCGCGCTGGGCGGCCGTGGGGTGGGGGCTGCTGGGCATCGGCTTTGCTACCTTCGCCGCCCGCCTCGAAAACCTGATTCAGGCTGTCAACATCCTGGGCTCCTTGTTCTATGGCTCTATCCTGGGCATTTTTATGGTGGCGTTTTTCCTGCCGCGCGTGGGTGGCCGGGCCGTGCTCTGGTCGGCCGTGGCAGCTCAGGTGCTGGTGCTGGTCCTGTTCTGGCGCACCGATATCGGCTACCTCTGGTTCAACATCATCGGCTGCGGCCTGGTGATGCTGGGAAGCTGGGTGCTTTCTAGAGGTGAGAGGTGA